GATAGAAAAACGCATATCATGGTCGTAGTCATCATTCGTCTATTTTTGATCCCTTGTTCTATAAACACGccatttttttctttcccacTTTGTTTTTCGCCCATGGTGATGCCACCTAGCCACCACTTGCTATCTAACTACAGCCATATGGTAGATAGGTCGGTATCCTGCTTCTGTGCTGAGAGCTCCACTACGCAAGAGCAACGCCCGTGCTGCCGAagccgccagcgccgcgcACGCTCTCTTCGAGCTCCGCAACCTCGACGATCTCGGGGGTGAATAtgcgctcgacgacgagctgggcgacgcggtcgccctcggcaacctcgaaatcggcgtcggcatggttgaagaggaggaccttgacctcgccgcggtagtcggcgtcgatgacaCCGGCGCCCGTGTCGATAAAgttcttggcggcgagaCCGGAGCGGGGGGCGATGCGGCCGTCTGTGTACGAGGACCACGGTCAGCTAGCACTCAGACAGGAGGAAGGGGCAACGGGGCAGAAGGGGAGGGGCCTCAAtcgcgacgaggacgacacgGACGTACAAGTGCCGGCAGGGACGGAGATGGCGATATCGGTGCTGACGAGGGCCTTGCCGCGCGCGGGGATGGTAGTGGCCTTTGCGGCGTAGAGATCATAGCCGGCGGCGTAGAGGCTGCCGCGAGTAGGCAGGCGAGCCTTGTCCGAAAGCTTCTTGACCTGGAGAGGCGGGCAGGGCTccatggcggcggggacgggaGCGTCGTCAGAGGTGGTCTTGACTCGCTTTGCGGGAGGGTCggactgctgctgttgtgcGGCGACAGGCTCAGAAGGGCTcatgttttgtttttgtttgtttttttCGTTTGGGTTGGGATATCTAACAAAATAAGACGTCTAACGTACTGTTCagtgggagaggaggggggaggggacgaagaCTGTCGTAGGTGGCTCTATGTAATAGCTAGCAGCTCGGCCACTAGAGAGCTGTGACATGTGGGCACTTTGGCGGTGTCGCGACGACGCGCCAGGGCGCGGATGATGAATTGACCAATGGGAAACGGCTTTTCGAATTGTCTTGATTACCTACATAGCAGGCAGGTcgagtcgtcgtcatcaGGCTACAGGTATCTAACTCACCTACCTGGTACTCTGTACTCCATTTTCGCAGGTAAGGTGAGTTGCGTCCTGGTCTCTGATTGCTACTAAAGTTCCTTCCATCTTGCGATGATCTGTCGGGAGGAGAACCAGATAGCCTCGAGACCCATCGCCTGAACTTCAAGTGCCTCGAGTCACAATTCTCGAGCACGCAAAGTTTACACACAGTTCCTCGCATGATTCCAGGGTCAAAGTATATTCAAAGACGCATACGCCAAGTTCCAATCTTGACACCATCATTTTTTCTGTTCTGTCCCTAAATGGAGGAAAGTGCAGAGTCAATCGCAGACACTGTGCATCGCAAGTATCGAAAACGAGTCCGCACTGTGGCTACTGAAGCCTCTTAAGGGCCTTGCTGAGCCTATAGGATAACAGGACAGCCATGTGTCCTGACTCGAGTTGCCCAACCCTTAACATCAGGAGCTTTTCTGTAACATTGCAAGGCCCAGGGAGGATATGCCACTGCAAAAATTTCAGTTTGATTGCCTGGCTGTCCAACTCCACAAGGGGGGGGATCTGCGCATTTCCGTTGCACTCGCACGGGTGTCCGGCAAACCAGGCACTCCTAGTCATCCAGCTCCCTCCCAAAATCAATCAGCTTGAGCTTCGTAGCGTCTCTGGGGTGGAACTGTGCCACCTTGGACCTGACGAGGAACCGAGCCGCTGCTGTCTCCTTGGGCAGCTTGACGTACGCCGCCGTGTTGTCGCCCCCTGCCTCCACGAGTTGATTCAGCAGTTGTTCTGTGAGCTCCCGCATTTCGCGGCTGGCGGCTGCtgcctcgtccgcctcgccgcgccTCTCATTTGCGCCCTCTTGTGGCAGACCCCATACTTCCTCGagccgccgttgtcgctTGTCTTCGTCCGGCTTGAGCTTGACCTTAGCCGGGCGGCCCTGAGCATTGAAGCCCGCAATCAGTTGGTCAGAGTCGACCTCCATCATATCACCCACTACCGGGCCACCAAGTTCTTCCGCAGCCAGCTGAGCCGCCAGATGATCGTCAATGAACTTCCTCAGAGCCTTGAGTAGTCTGGATGTCTCTTTGTCGTAGCGCTTCTTCAAATGCCTGAGTTCGTCCAGTCTCTCCTTGGCTGCCTGTTCGGGCGTCAACTCCATCCGAGATTCGGTCTCGTTCTTGAGAGACTGAATGCGCCTCTCTAGACTCTGCTGCAGAAGCCTCTGGTCGGCCAGATTTGCCTGCTCATTTTCGAGCCGGCGTTTCGTCTGGTCCAGAGAGGCCTCTTGGCTGGTCAGATACGCTCGGGATTCCGTAATGGTCTGATGAGTTTTCCGCAAGGCTACAAGCGCGGGCAATACAGAGTCCGAGAAAGGCACGAAAGGGGGTGTGCCAGCAACTTGCTTGAAAGCGCCCTCCATGACTTCAAAGGGCGCCCTTCCTGCTCTGGATAGATGCTCGTTCCTCTGCCCACCATTTCGTTGCAGCTGTCTCAATGTCAGCTCGGGGTTGCTGAGAAGCATGAAGCGAGGTACAAACCGTTGCAAGCTCCTCCTTGTATTGCTGAATTCTTTCTTGCAGTTCTTGCAAGCTCTGTTCCAAGCTCAAGGCATACCTGTCACCGGCGGGTCGAGGTGATTCGCTCATGTCGTGTGTCAAGTCCCGATCTCTCAGAGTCAGACGTTGCTAGCTGGCTAACGGCCTTGCTTCAGTCCAACCGATCTGATATCTGGTGACAGGTTGCAATTCTAGGCAGGAGGCACGCGA
The DNA window shown above is from Colletotrichum destructivum chromosome 2, complete sequence and carries:
- a CDS encoding Putative deoxyuridine triphosphate nucleotidohydrolase, dUTPase, dUTPase-like superfamily, with the protein product MSPSEPVAAQQQQSDPPAKRVKTTSDDAPVPAAMEPCPPLQVKKLSDKARLPTRGSLYAAGYDLYAAKATTIPARGKALVSTDIAISVPAGTYGRIAPRSGLAAKNFIDTGAGVIDADYRGEVKVLLFNHADADFEVAEGDRVAQLVVERIFTPEIVEVAELEESVRGAGGFGSTGVALA
- a CDS encoding Putative centromere protein Cenp-K, which codes for MSESPRPAGDRYALSLEQSLQELQERIQQYKEELATLQRNGGQRNEHLSRAGRAPFEVMEGAFKQVAGTPPFVPFSDSVLPALVALRKTHQTITESRAYLTSQEASLDQTKRRLENEQANLADQRLLQQSLERRIQSLKNETESRMELTPEQAAKERLDELRHLKKRYDKETSRLLKALRKFIDDHLAAQLAAEELGGPVVGDMMEVDSDQLIAGFNAQGRPAKVKLKPDEDKRQRRLEEVWGLPQEGANERRGEADEAAAASREMRELTEQLLNQLVEAGGDNTAAYVKLPKETAAARFLVRSKVAQFHPRDATKLKLIDFGRELDD